The segment ATGTTGTTTACGACGATGGCAGGTATCCACCAATCTGTTAATCTTGCGTGTGCATTAATGGCTGTGCGTTTACTGATGAAAGAAGACACTAACATTAGTGAAGAAACGATGCGTGAAGGATTTGCTCGCACTACGTGGGCAGGTCGATTTGAAGTTAAACGAGGCTTAGATCGCACCTTTATCTTTGATGGTGCTCATAATGCGGCAGGTGCTGAATCTTTCAGTATGACCTATGCTGAATTATTTAAGGACACCCCAAAAACGATTGTGATGGCAATTCTTAAAGATAAAAATCAAGATGCTATTATCCGCGAAGTTGTTAAGGCGGGCGATACGGTCCTAGTTGTACCAGCTCCAACAGATAGAACTGAAGTGCCAGAGGTTTTGGTTGAGAAAATACGTCACATCGTTCCAAAAGCTATAGCACAAACAGCAGATTCTGTTGAAGACGCATTGGCTTTAGCCTATAAACATACAAAAACTGGTGATATTATCACTGTTTGTGGTTCTTTATATATTTTAGGAGATGCTCGTCAGTGGTTTAACCATGAGATGAGTCACTAAGGTGAGCCTATGGAACTCTCACTTATTCCTAATCAGAAGAGAATTACATTCTATATTGAACGTTTAATTTATGGTGTTGTTGTGGCCATGCCTTTGCAACCAATGGTGGGTGATGTGCTCCTTTGGCTAGCGATAGGCCTTGCACTATATGATTTAATATCTAGTAAATCTTTGAGCTTACCAACAGGCTATTTATCGTGGTCTGTTATGATCTTTGTGGTATGGACTGGCGTATCTTCTATAGTGTCAGAAAATTGGGATTGGTCAATTCAAAGTTGGTTTTATCAAATTGTGGCCAGCGGCGGTATGTATTATTTAGTTCGTACATACATTCAAACGCCTAAACAGTGGAACTATTTTCTTCGTGCCTTGCTAGGCACTGCAGTTCTAGTGTGTATCATAGGTGCTTATCAATATGTATTTGTTCCTAATATACATATAAAAGAGTGGGTAGATGCAGCACAGTTCCCTAAATTGATGCGTCGCATGTCGTCTACATTACAAAATCCTAATTTATTGGGCGCCTATCTATTGATGGTACTCAGCGTATGTATCAGTTATATCTTGGTATATATGAAGGAAAATCGTACGCGCGAAGTTATTTCAATGCTAATTATAGGTAGTATATTATTCTTAACGATGCTATTAACCTATTCTCGGGGAATTTGGATTAGCTTCGGAGCGATGATTTTGTATTGGGCAATCTTTGTGGAGCGAAGATTATTCTTATCCCTATTAGCAGTGCCAATAATTTTGTACTTTTATGATGGTGAAATAGCTTCAAGGCTGTGGTCTATATTCCAAGGTCATGATACATCCGCTGATCTTCGATGGGCCTTATGGGATAGTACTATGTATATCGTACGAGAAAATCCTATCTTTGGTATTGGGTGGAATACATTTTATTTAGTATATCCAGACTATAATTACTATATTCAAGGACCTCACGTCTTGATGTATCATGCTCATAATTTATACCTTAATATGTTAGCTGAAACCGGTATCCCTGGATTGCTATCATTCCTAGCAGTTATCGTAGGTCATGTTATTACATCTATAAGGCTTAAAGGGGATATATTCCGTCAAGCTGCGCAAATTGGTGTAGGAGCGTTGGCTATAGGGGTTTTATTTAGTGGCTTATCTGATTTTGAGCTATACAGTCATCAAGTGACTATTGTATTTTGGCAATTGTTTGGCTGGGTAGGGGCCTTTGTAAAAGTTCAGCTGTCTGCTGATAAATCTACATAATTTCAGTAGCTTGTATAATTAGTATGTTTTATAGTAGATATATAATTTCATAATATGGTATACTTAATACATACCTTAGGTAGGTATGTATTAAGAGGTTATAACCGGTTTTCTAATGTTAGACATAATTGAACATTATCGTTGACATTTGAAAGCCGGTTTTTTGTATATCTTTGTATCTTTATAGGGAGGTGTATGGTCTAGTTCTTGTGTGTGAGATGTTGTTTTATATTGAAAAGGGTCTATATATTGTATAGAGAGAGTTCGATTTAATTGAAAAACATCAATATATGCCATAAATCGATAATTCCTGTGAGTTATAGCGATGTGAATAAAACTTATGTGAATATATGAAAATCTATGCATTTTAATCATAATGCACCCATAAAGTGTATAAAAAAATACATTTTAGTCATATAAGTTGACAATACGTTGGATGTGGACTACGATGAAGTCGGTTTAAGGAACGACCAAGAGATCAAACTGTCGTTTATACAATGTTACTCTTAAAGGAGATGGTAATGG is part of the Veillonella nakazawae genome and harbors:
- a CDS encoding O-antigen ligase family protein gives rise to the protein MELSLIPNQKRITFYIERLIYGVVVAMPLQPMVGDVLLWLAIGLALYDLISSKSLSLPTGYLSWSVMIFVVWTGVSSIVSENWDWSIQSWFYQIVASGGMYYLVRTYIQTPKQWNYFLRALLGTAVLVCIIGAYQYVFVPNIHIKEWVDAAQFPKLMRRMSSTLQNPNLLGAYLLMVLSVCISYILVYMKENRTREVISMLIIGSILFLTMLLTYSRGIWISFGAMILYWAIFVERRLFLSLLAVPIILYFYDGEIASRLWSIFQGHDTSADLRWALWDSTMYIVRENPIFGIGWNTFYLVYPDYNYYIQGPHVLMYHAHNLYLNMLAETGIPGLLSFLAVIVGHVITSIRLKGDIFRQAAQIGVGALAIGVLFSGLSDFELYSHQVTIVFWQLFGWVGAFVKVQLSADKST